A stretch of the Elusimicrobia bacterium HGW-Elusimicrobia-1 genome encodes the following:
- a CDS encoding single-stranded DNA-binding protein yields the protein MAQLKLPEVNVVIVAGRLTADPDFRTTSGGTAVGNLSLAVNRRVKSKQGEWTDDATFIDAVIWGEYAERWKPRLKKGAPVIVQGSLRSNKWETKDGQKRTTIEIVVNKIQTLERMPAPGSVAGSAASDDETSSPVSSDEVPF from the coding sequence GTGGCACAGTTAAAGCTTCCCGAAGTAAACGTAGTAATAGTCGCGGGGCGTCTTACAGCCGACCCGGACTTTAGAACCACGTCCGGCGGAACCGCGGTAGGCAATTTGTCTCTGGCGGTCAATCGCCGCGTAAAGAGTAAACAGGGCGAATGGACGGACGATGCGACATTTATCGACGCCGTCATCTGGGGCGAGTACGCCGAAAGATGGAAACCGCGCCTGAAGAAAGGCGCGCCCGTAATCGTGCAGGGTTCTCTTCGCTCGAACAAGTGGGAAACCAAAGACGGACAAAAGCGCACTACCATAGAGATAGTCGTCAATAAGATACAGACGCTCGAAAGAATGCCCGCGCCGGGTTCGGTCGCGGGTTCCGCCGCTTCGGACGACGAAACATCGTCGCCTGTTTCTTCCGACGAAGTTCCTTTCTAA
- the rpsF gene encoding 30S ribosomal protein S6 — protein MNSYETTLILSPELPPEAIETLIDKVKKILSKDGSTVSLLENEGVKKLSYPIDGRSEGCYIYAEYKAGPAVLVELENFLHLSDAVIRHLSVAKEKPSKIKPAAPRRPRPEPVSSPVSAPAPVAKPE, from the coding sequence GTGAACAGTTACGAAACCACACTCATTCTATCGCCGGAACTACCCCCCGAGGCGATAGAGACCCTCATCGACAAAGTCAAAAAAATCCTTTCCAAAGACGGCTCGACCGTGTCTCTTCTTGAGAACGAGGGCGTCAAAAAACTCTCATATCCCATCGACGGACGCTCCGAGGGATGTTACATTTACGCGGAGTACAAAGCGGGACCCGCGGTATTGGTTGAACTGGAAAATTTCCTGCATCTTTCGGATGCGGTAATAAGGCATCTTTCCGTCGCCAAGGAAAAACCTTCTAAGATTAAACCCGCGGCGCCTCGCCGTCCGCGTCCGGAGCCGGTATCGTCGCCCGTGTCCGCACCGGCGCCCGTTGCAAAACCCGAATAG
- a CDS encoding RNA-binding protein gives MKDLVIYMAKALVDNPDQVDVKEVAGEKGTVMELRVAESDRGKIIGKEGRIIKSIRTIVNSASAKLGKRATVELIEDKPPTP, from the coding sequence ATGAAAGACCTCGTCATCTATATGGCCAAGGCTCTTGTGGACAATCCCGATCAGGTTGACGTCAAAGAAGTAGCCGGCGAGAAAGGAACGGTGATGGAGTTGAGAGTCGCCGAGTCCGACAGAGGAAAAATCATCGGCAAAGAAGGCAGAATAATAAAGTCGATAAGAACCATAGTAAACTCCGCCTCGGCAAAACTCGGCAAACGCGCCACAGTGGAACTCATAGAAGATAAACCGCCGACGCCCTGA
- the rpsP gene encoding 30S ribosomal protein S16: protein MALKIKFSRTGRKNTPFFRIVVAEEHSRRDGTPVALLGRYNPREADNAKKLEVDDEKLKYWISVGAKPTEKAKSILKTHLAKS, encoded by the coding sequence GTGGCATTAAAGATAAAGTTTTCCAGAACCGGAAGAAAAAACACCCCTTTTTTTAGGATAGTCGTCGCGGAGGAACACTCCCGCAGAGACGGCACTCCCGTCGCATTGCTGGGACGTTACAATCCCCGCGAGGCCGACAACGCCAAAAAACTCGAAGTCGACGACGAAAAACTTAAGTACTGGATCTCCGTCGGCGCTAAACCCACGGAAAAGGCCAAGAGCATTCTTAAAACTCATCTGGCGAAATCCTGA
- the rpe gene encoding ribulose-phosphate 3-epimerase gives MKTKKKRVGPKTLRPSPAVIVAPSILSADFSRLGEEIRSVERAGAKWLHIDVMDGHFVPNITIGPAVIKSLRNASKLFFDVHLMISKPSKYLGDFLLAGADAVTFHLESESRATLAALLTATRKAGALAGISIKPETPAHSLDSLAHLVDIVLVMSVEPGFGGQKFIKSSAGKIRKVRALLDEVNPSALVSVDGGIDAATASKSVSSGASVLVAGNSIFRAAVGPSVAFGRIFRAAFRRI, from the coding sequence ATGAAAACTAAAAAGAAGCGCGTCGGTCCGAAAACTCTGAGGCCGTCGCCGGCGGTGATAGTGGCGCCGTCGATATTATCGGCCGACTTTTCGCGTCTCGGCGAAGAAATCCGCTCCGTGGAGCGCGCCGGCGCCAAGTGGCTCCATATAGATGTTATGGACGGTCACTTTGTTCCCAATATAACCATCGGGCCGGCTGTGATAAAATCCCTGCGAAACGCCTCAAAACTTTTCTTCGACGTCCATCTGATGATATCCAAGCCGTCGAAGTATCTGGGTGACTTTCTCTTGGCCGGAGCCGACGCCGTTACATTTCATCTGGAAAGTGAAAGCCGGGCCACTCTTGCCGCGCTCCTGACCGCGACAAGAAAAGCCGGAGCCCTGGCCGGCATATCCATTAAACCTGAAACTCCGGCACACTCGCTCGATTCGCTGGCGCATCTGGTCGACATAGTTCTTGTAATGAGCGTCGAGCCCGGTTTCGGCGGGCAGAAGTTTATAAAATCTTCAGCGGGTAAAATCCGCAAAGTCCGCGCTCTGCTCGACGAGGTTAACCCGTCCGCGCTTGTCTCCGTCGACGGCGGGATAGACGCGGCCACCGCCTCAAAGTCCGTATCGTCGGGCGCTTCGGTGCTTGTGGCGGGTAATTCAATTTTCCGCGCCGCCGTCGGGCCGTCGGTTGCATTCGGCAGGATTTTCCGGGCCGCCTTCCGTCGGATTTGA
- a CDS encoding 23S rRNA (adenine(2503)-C(2))-methyltransferase RlmN, which yields MKHILSLSDSDLDGFLKSIGEKPYRRRQIYDWIFKKGARDFGAMANLSAAFRRQLGEHFTVTSLEHAPLQVSSDGTVRIDMAASDGVSFPAVILKGAREGALSVCISSQAGCAVGCAFCASGEGLKRNLTRGEIAETFLAAGDYVARCGGERNKITSVLFMGQGEPLLNYESVAGAISDISSPDKSALGQRHITLSTVGIITGIRRLAADGFKVRLAVSLHAADDDLRKKLIPRAASKVATLLEAARDYAVSSGTRLTFECVMIKGVTDTPKRLEELALILLRFISERAAFVVNLIPFNENSRAASEASYFRAPDGKDLEAARDYLVSRGIFTIIRSNKGRDISSACGQLGV from the coding sequence ATGAAACATATTCTTTCACTTTCTGATTCGGACCTCGACGGTTTCCTTAAATCCATCGGAGAGAAACCGTACCGTCGCCGTCAGATATACGACTGGATTTTTAAAAAGGGCGCGCGCGATTTCGGAGCCATGGCCAACCTGTCTGCGGCGTTCAGGCGGCAGCTCGGCGAACATTTTACCGTGACATCCCTCGAACATGCCCCGCTCCAAGTGTCCTCCGACGGCACTGTGCGCATAGACATGGCCGCTTCCGACGGAGTGTCTTTCCCCGCGGTTATTCTTAAAGGCGCCCGCGAAGGCGCTTTAAGCGTGTGTATTTCGTCTCAGGCCGGCTGCGCCGTGGGATGCGCTTTTTGCGCTTCGGGCGAAGGCCTCAAACGCAACCTTACGCGGGGCGAAATCGCCGAGACGTTCCTGGCCGCGGGCGATTATGTCGCCCGTTGCGGCGGCGAGCGCAACAAAATCACGAGCGTGCTTTTTATGGGGCAGGGCGAGCCGCTGCTGAACTATGAATCCGTCGCCGGCGCCATATCCGACATCAGCTCGCCCGACAAATCGGCGCTGGGGCAGCGACATATCACGCTTTCTACCGTAGGAATAATCACCGGCATTCGCCGCCTCGCCGCCGACGGTTTCAAGGTGCGGCTGGCCGTTTCGCTTCACGCGGCCGACGACGACCTCAGGAAAAAACTCATCCCCCGCGCCGCCTCGAAAGTCGCCACGCTTCTTGAAGCCGCCCGCGACTATGCCGTTTCGTCGGGGACGCGGCTGACCTTCGAGTGCGTGATGATAAAGGGCGTCACCGACACTCCAAAACGCCTCGAAGAACTCGCGCTTATACTGCTGAGGTTCATATCCGAGCGCGCCGCGTTTGTGGTAAATCTCATTCCGTTCAACGAAAACTCCCGCGCGGCGTCGGAGGCGTCGTATTTCCGCGCCCCCGACGGAAAAGATCTTGAAGCGGCACGCGATTATCTTGTTTCGCGCGGCATTTTTACTATAATAAGATCCAACAAAGGGCGCGATATATCGTCGGCGTGCGGGCAGTTGGGCGTCTGA
- a CDS encoding protease HtpX, translating to MNAIKTFLLLFALTALFVLVGQRLAGNDGMIIALIFAAAINFFAWWFSDKLILAVTGAKPAADGDLQNVRRILSGLAISNNMPLPKLYVMETQMPNAFATGRNPSNAAVAVTRGIVSLLSDEELKGVMAHELAHIRNRDTLISTVAATVAGAIFMLARMAQWAMIFGGRGGGRNTRRGGGEMLIMAIFAPLAAMLIQMAISRSREFSADKSGAALSGDPMALASALRKLAAGIRLNSVEPSPVTNHLYIVHPFGGKSAFALFSTHPPVEERIRRLEAMASKAAEAKYSVPKIIH from the coding sequence ATGAACGCAATTAAAACATTTCTTCTTCTTTTCGCGCTCACGGCCCTTTTTGTGCTCGTCGGGCAGCGTCTGGCCGGCAACGACGGTATGATTATCGCGCTGATTTTCGCCGCGGCGATAAATTTTTTCGCCTGGTGGTTTTCGGACAAGTTGATTCTGGCCGTCACAGGCGCAAAACCCGCGGCCGACGGAGATCTCCAAAATGTGCGGCGCATATTAAGCGGTCTGGCCATATCGAACAATATGCCTTTGCCCAAGCTTTACGTTATGGAGACACAAATGCCCAACGCCTTTGCCACGGGGAGAAATCCCTCGAACGCGGCGGTTGCCGTGACACGCGGCATCGTTTCTCTTCTTTCCGACGAAGAATTGAAAGGCGTTATGGCCCACGAACTTGCCCACATAAGAAACCGCGACACTCTCATATCCACTGTGGCGGCCACCGTTGCCGGCGCGATATTTATGCTGGCCAGAATGGCGCAGTGGGCTATGATATTCGGAGGCCGCGGCGGCGGCCGCAACACCAGACGGGGAGGCGGCGAAATGCTCATAATGGCGATTTTCGCTCCGCTTGCGGCAATGCTCATACAGATGGCCATATCGCGCTCGCGCGAATTTTCCGCCGACAAATCCGGCGCCGCGTTGTCCGGCGACCCTATGGCTCTGGCCTCGGCTTTGCGAAAACTCGCCGCGGGCATCCGGCTTAATTCCGTGGAACCAAGTCCCGTCACCAACCATCTTTACATAGTCCATCCGTTCGGGGGAAAGTCGGCTTTCGCGCTTTTTTCGACGCACCCTCCCGTCGAGGAAAGAATCAGGCGTCTGGAAGCAATGGCCTCAAAAGCCGCGGAAGCCAAGTACTCCGTCCCAAAAATAATTCACTGA
- a CDS encoding aspartate aminotransferase family protein, with protein sequence MAKSTVSKKSLSAKEIGELRAKHLLPSTMTYFTEPLNIVKGEMQYVYDDAGKKYLDGFSAVVTISVGHCHPDIVPKIQAQVASLQHMTTLYYHPNIALYAKKMAEVAKNANPALQVSFFTNAGCEANELAALLAKNYTKQMEFVALRHSFHGRTLMAMSLTGQSAWRHSLPYVFGVYHAPAGYCYRCPFAMTYPACDMACAKDIEGVIKYSSSGKIAGFIAEPIQGFGGVVDPPKEYFKIAYDIVKKYGGVFIADEVQTGFGRTGDKFFGIEQWGVKPDIITMAKGIGNGAPLGGIIATADIAESMRGKVHFNTYGGNPVSMAAGLGVLEAIEKYNYAHNAAVVGKHMKEKLMELMGRHKIIGDVRGKGLMLGFELVKDRKTKEPAAKETLRIMDLAKERGLLVGKGAMAGNVIRIKPPLCISKDDADFIYKVLDECLGIVEKESK encoded by the coding sequence ATGGCCAAGTCAACGGTTTCAAAGAAGTCGCTGTCCGCCAAAGAAATAGGGGAGTTGCGCGCGAAGCATCTGCTTCCGTCGACGATGACTTATTTCACCGAGCCCCTCAACATAGTAAAGGGCGAAATGCAGTACGTTTACGACGACGCGGGTAAAAAGTATCTCGACGGTTTCTCCGCCGTGGTCACGATTTCCGTGGGTCACTGCCACCCCGACATAGTGCCCAAGATACAAGCGCAGGTGGCTTCGTTGCAGCACATGACGACGCTTTATTATCATCCCAACATCGCCCTCTACGCCAAGAAAATGGCGGAGGTCGCCAAGAACGCGAATCCGGCTCTGCAGGTTTCTTTCTTCACGAACGCAGGATGCGAAGCCAACGAATTGGCCGCGCTTCTTGCCAAAAACTATACCAAACAGATGGAGTTTGTGGCGCTCAGGCACTCGTTTCACGGACGCACGCTGATGGCAATGTCTCTTACGGGACAAAGCGCCTGGAGGCACTCGCTGCCTTACGTCTTCGGAGTGTATCACGCGCCGGCCGGCTACTGCTACCGTTGTCCGTTCGCTATGACGTATCCGGCCTGCGATATGGCCTGCGCCAAAGATATCGAGGGCGTGATAAAATATTCTTCGTCGGGCAAAATCGCCGGTTTCATAGCCGAGCCCATACAGGGTTTCGGAGGCGTGGTGGATCCGCCCAAGGAATATTTCAAAATCGCATATGACATCGTCAAAAAATACGGCGGCGTATTCATAGCCGACGAAGTGCAGACCGGCTTCGGCCGCACGGGCGATAAATTCTTCGGCATAGAGCAGTGGGGAGTAAAGCCCGACATAATAACCATGGCCAAAGGTATAGGAAACGGGGCTCCTTTGGGCGGAATAATCGCCACCGCGGACATTGCCGAATCTATGCGCGGAAAAGTCCATTTCAACACTTACGGCGGAAATCCCGTCTCGATGGCCGCGGGCCTCGGCGTGCTTGAAGCGATTGAAAAATATAATTACGCCCACAACGCGGCGGTCGTAGGAAAACACATGAAAGAGAAGTTGATGGAGCTTATGGGCCGCCACAAGATTATCGGAGACGTGCGCGGCAAAGGGCTTATGCTCGGCTTTGAGCTCGTCAAAGACAGAAAAACGAAAGAACCGGCGGCCAAAGAAACGCTGCGCATAATGGACCTTGCCAAAGAAAGAGGTCTTTTGGTCGGCAAAGGCGCCATGGCCGGCAACGTGATAAGGATAAAACCGCCTCTGTGCATTTCAAAAGACGACGCGGACTTT